The sequence gaACAGACGGGTCATATTCACTAGGGAGGTAGAAATATTGGGGGCCATCTTGGGATCCTGACCATCTCACTCTCCCAAACCATATAACAGATTATTGGCGAGGAGAAATCTGTTTGGCCTGAAGGCCTCCCTACACCCCAGAAAGGAACTTCTCCGTTTCCATCAAGAAGTATTTCCCCAAGCCACAATGTGCCTCGGAAGACTGGATCATGAACAAAACTGGCCCAATGTTGTCCAACAAGGCTTTGAATCTCCAGCCCAATTCTCAGAAATAATATACCAGTGTCTACTCGGGGTTAGCATTCCAGGTAAATTACCCGCTGTGGAGCTGACCAGCAGTGGGACTGTAAGAACCAGCCTTTCAGATGGTGTCTGAGTGGTCTTGCCTCCTGGCATTCCTACCCTCCTGCAGTCCCCTCACAGTGAACAGGGCGGACTCCTGTGGCCAATGAGATTTAGTAGAAATGACAGTGAGCTTCCGCCTGGCTCTCTTAGATGACTCTCTGGGAAAAGCCACCTGCTTTGACATGGGGATGCTCAAATCAGCCCTCTGGGGGTCATCATGGCAAGGGACTCTTATCAACAGCCAATGCCAACTTGCCAGACGTGCACGTGCACCCCCATCTTGGAAATGGATCCTCCAGCCCAGTCAAGCTTTCAGAAGACCGCCACTCTGGCCAACAATTTGACTACAATCCCACGAGACCCCAGAGCCACTTAGCTTACTCCTGATCCACGGGAACTACtttttgttgtttactcactcagttgtgtccaactctttgtgaccccatggactgtagcctgccaggctcctctgtccatgggatttttcaggcaagcatactggagtgggcttccatttccttctccaggggctctttcccacccagggctgggatccacatctcctacattggcaggcggattctttagcactgagccaccaaggaagcccaatgtgGGAACTTTGTGGGATATTTATGTTGCCATAAACTCCTAAGTTTGGGGTAATTTAACACAGTGATAAAAGATACAGGGTCTCTGGAACCCATATCTAACCCAAAAGAAGTGCTGGTGATGAGAATACAGTACCACTTATAGAGCACTTCCTAGGGACCAGGTTCTGACTTACCACCCTGGAGGATGCTGGAGACCAAggcaaaggctgctgctgctgctgctgctaagtcgcttcagtcgtgtccgactctgtgcgactccagagatggcagcccaccaggctccccggtccctggaattctccaggcaagaacactggagtgggttgccatttccttctccaatgcatgaaagtgaaaagtgaaactgaagttgctcagtcgtgtccgactcctagcgactccatggactgcagcctaccaggctcctccgtccatgggattttccaggcaagagtactggagtgggttgccattgccttctctaaggcAATTGCTAATGAAGCTGAAATCCAAATCCCGGGGTTCTGACCCAATCTCACACTGTCCAGCCTAGCACTGCCACACTCGACATGTTCCATATCTACTCTATCTGATAGAGTAGCTACCGCCACATGTGGctcttgagcacttgaaatgtggctggtgccactgaggaactgaattttaattaattttaacttaaaTAGTCGCATGTGACAAACGACCACTGGATTGGATAATGCAGATAAAACAGATGGGAGAGCCTTCTGCAAGattccagtggttacgactctgagcttccactgcaggaggcatggatttgatccctggtcagggaaggtcAGCATACCatgcagtgcagtcaaaaaacaaataacagatTCCAGTTGCAAGTGCAGAGACACGCTCAAGCTTCATGGGCCTCAGGAGGGATCTGAAACCAGGCTCCCTACTTCAAAGGGAGTGTGGCTTGAAGGGGCCCTGGGTAGCATAAACTCTCAGATGGGCAGTGATGAGAAACTCCAGATCTTGACCGCAagggttcaaatcccacctctACTGTTGGTAAGCAGTGTCTCTTTGGGCATGTTATTTAACTTCTTAGctacagtttccccatctataagaTGGGACTACTAATAGTACCTACTTTGTTGAATTATTTTGACGATTCAACGGGTACAGGGGTAAAGGACAGAATGGGTTCCCGCATGCACGTTTGTGATGTGAGGGTTTGCTTCTACTACCAATTTTTCTTTGCATCCTTTCCTTGACCCCAACGAACCAGTGGGCCATGAAGCACCAAAGGAACACCACCGAAGTTCAAGCATGACATGGACTTGGACTCGAAGTCAAGTCCCGGCATGAAGGTTTAGCTCTGCACAGGCAAGCAAAGTTTGGGTTGCCCTCTCGGTAAAAAGGATCTTACCCACctcagaaggggcttccctggtgactcagatggtaaagaatctgcctgcaatgcaggagacctgcgttcgacccctgggttgggaagatcccctggagaaggggatggtaacccactccagtattcttgactggggttccatgggcagaggagcctggcaggctacagtccatggggtcacaaagagtaggacacaacttagtgactaacactgtaACTGTCACCCACCTCAGGGGGTTGTTATGAGGATCAAGAGAGGTGTCAATGCTATCTGTCCAGAGACCACCAGCTATGATGCCCAGAGGCCAAAGAGGTGACGTGAGTGAAGCAGATGGACAGACTGGCAAAGGAGAGAGCCTGCATTAAAGTGGGGACCCGCCTATATGCAACTCCCTATGGTTACCTGAGTTGCCAATTCTTgatttcttcccctctccccgcAAAACAGGGAATCTGGATTTTTATGTGAAACATCCTCACTTCCATAGTTGGCAAGGAATCCAAggatttctgtgtttgttttttaaacacgGGGCCGCCTAAACAAATCTCCGAGGTAGGCAGGCTATGGCCGCAGGCCACGGTGTGCAGGTTCtgactttcttccctcctttctggGCCCTTTCTTGGCTTCTTATGTATCTCTGCCTTCCGGTGTCTGGCAGCAATTATCTCAGGATCCACTGAGATCAAGGGAAAGGATGACGTCTGATGAGCTTTGAAATGATGAAGGCAGGCAATCTAGAAAGTACCaggttttattatctttttatcaAAAAAATCAGTAACAGACAACAATGTGAGGTGCTCACTCCCAACATGGCCAGAGGAAAAGGGACATGGGGGGAGGAAGAGGACCCAGCCAGCTGGGACCCTGGGGTCACAGAAGGGGAGGGAAGCAAGGGTAACTCCCCCCAGTACCCCCATGGGGTCAGGAGATGTGGTCTGGCCAGCCTGAGCCACTAGGCCTCTCCTCTCTGCATAGGATAAGCCCCAGAGCCAGGCCCTGATCAGCCCTCCCAGTCCCCCTTTGTCTAGAGGGACAAAGGTCATCCTAACCAGGCTGAGCCTGTGACTTATTAAACCAGTTTAGTTCTCAAGCTGTGCAGGCAACAGATGCCAGTGGGCTCTACTGGTCTGTCTAGTACACCAGCCACCGGCCCCACGTGGCcgctgagcacttgaaatgtggatTAGTATAATTGAGGAATGAACTTTAACTTCCTGTCATTTTAATTGATTTCAGAGTGGCCGGCACTTGCCATGTTAGATAGCACAGCTCTCCGATCTTCTCTTAAATTTGGAGATCGCAAATGAAGGTACCCCAGCTGGGCTCAAAGCAGAAGCTAGAGAGAAGGTTTCTAGCCCAGTCGGGAGAAGGCACCAAGAAACAGGAccagaaaaaggcaaaaatccACTCAGCCCCACAAACATTCACTCACTCAACCACCCAGCCAACTTCACACAGGAATACATCACACTATTtgctgaaaaaatatatttatctatttttctagaACCAAGGaagaataataatatattacatGAAACAGACACAAATATCCCACCATCCCCTACGTTATAGTTTGGgatctgctaaaaaaaaaacaaacaaaaaaaccccctaTATTTCAGCAAAAGCTTCTTAGAGGAAGCAGCTTCAGAAAGGGCCAAGGTCATGAGCGGGGAAgtaggaagaattaaaaaaacaaaagcatgggggaaaaaaaaaagaaaaaaggcaaaagagggaaagaaaggccCTGTCTGAAGCTATAAAtagtagtaaaaaaaattaataaaaattatatctcCAACTCTTGTCTCATTTTCgagtaacaaaacaaaaacaccattaAATACAAACTTAGCAGGTACTGTGGAAAGGTGCAGGAGGGCAGAGAAAGCCTTGgtttctgtgtactcttgcccaAAGAGAGAGGCTCTGTACAAAGGAatgaaccattaaaaaaaaaataccccactAAAAATAGACTTAAGAATATTCTACAAGTCTGATTCAGGATGAACTTTCAGCTCCTCTCCCCAAATAAAAAAGGATGACTTCCAAAAGTCACTTGGAAGAGCCTAGAATGGCCCAAGGTGTACCACAGACTCCCGTAGTGTGGCTGCAGATGCCTCTGATGGACACATCTCAAGGTGCAGACAGATGGTTCTGGTTCCTTCTCCCAGCTCCTGGCCAGGGGCCAGGCTGTGGAAGCGGGGCAGGGGGGAAGGCTGGCAGGTGGGGGGCTGACCTCCAGCAGGACTCGTACAATGGCTTAGAAAGACTCTGGATCAGACCTGTTCATACAGGCTCTAAGCTGGGCCTAGATTCTAAATgggaagatgaagaaacagatccAACCCCAGACTTGCCTTGAGAAAGGCCAAGTTTAACCCTGTTTTTCTGCTGGGACAGTGGAGGCCCAGAGAATCAAGAGGCAAGCAGGAACAGTAGAAGGTGATGTCTCTTCTGAcactgaaactgtaatcagagCGGGAGATGCTGATAGATCAGGACTGGgttgccctccccctccccgaaCATCCACCCTTCAAAATCCTTCAGCGTCCCTTCCCCCTAAAGTCCAAGTAGGTGCTCTGGGGGAAGCTTCAGGCGTAGAACTCATTGGTGGGGGCTTTTTTGTAGATGGGTTTCTTGCCCAGGTCGTAGCTGCCCTCATCCTTCTTCTTCATGCGGTACACCAGCAGCAGCACGAGGAAGACGGCGAACAGGATGCCCACGACACCGCCCACGACCAGagctggagaggagagagggggcaGCGAGGTGAGGGCTGGCGGCCCGTCAGGACCTCGGGGCGCACGGGCCGCTTCTGCTCGGTTGGTTCTCTGGCCCCCGGACACCCTCACCATCACGCCCAGGGGCATACTCTGCTGATGCCTTACTGAATTTGATCCTCACCATCTCATTCATGAGAAGGGAGTCACTCTAAAGGACTAAAAAAACCACAGAACCAGAGTGACAAAGGCATCCTTCCAACCCACATTGCTGGAGTCCAAAGCCAGGTTCTTTCCCAACACGAGGCCAACTCCCCAGCAACAGCTCAGCCCTGAGCCAGGAAGCAGAAAAATCGCAGGCTGTGGAAATCCCCCTTAGACCTACTTACCCCACAGTccttagcacagggagctctctAGTTGACCTTGCGTGCACACATCCCTATGCAGACCTACACTTATACCCGATCGGGTGTACACACTCTGTACACATGCAGGTATATGCTACTATACACAGTtacaacatgtgtgtgtgtccacactCCTATGTTATAAAGAATTACACATGTGGTTTGGGACtttctggtggtcctgtggttaagactccgtgcttccaatgcaaggggtacaggtttgatccctggtcagagaactaagatcccacatgccagctggtgtggcaaaaaaaaaaaccaaattatATACGTGATATATGTCTGCACATATGAAGCTCAGTGCTTAAGGCTTACATTCTATTCCtgtctctgccacttactggcaATGGAATCTAAATAATCaagtttcttcatttctctcattgtaaaatggaaacaatagtaCCTTTCTTATAGGTTTGTCCCTAGGTTGAAATAAATCAATCCCCTTAAGAGAGCTCAGAATAATGCATAGCATATACTCAATATTCATTAATTGTGACTTTTTGTGGTTTGTATCTGTGTCCCTGCCACCCTGAATTGTTCTGGCACAACAGTGGGTGTTTAATAAATTATTCCATTGGGCTCACAGAGGAGCAATGGCCAAGAGCAGACGCGAGTTTCTCACATCGGGTAAACGTATATTCTCTGTATGACCCCAGGCACCTTGGAGGGCTCACTCCTGTTTGTTGAGGGGGCTGGGATGTCTCCTAGAATCCTTCCTGTGACAGATTGAGTTCCCTAATTCGGTCTTAGTCTAAGAAGATTAATTTTCCGCCCCTGCACACACTCCAAATCTATGCACAGAATGGGGACGCAGTGGCAGGGGAGCCAAGGAAGGTTCTCTCTTGGCTAAAACGACGAAAAAGCAGCAACACAGTGCCCCCAAGAAATACCAGAGAAAAGACACGGACCATCAGGTATCAACCCCCTTCCCATTTCTTATCGCCTCTCCCTCTGATATCTATTCTGTTAGACCGTTGGTCTGTGCTGGGAGTCCCCAGAAGATCAAGGCCCAAGGACAGTCTCAGAAGTGACTGTGGTCCTGGGTTCCAATGCCAGGTTCACCACTTGTCTGGTCTTGTGCCTTTGGATAAGAGATAAGACTTCTTGgagcctcattttccttatttgtaagaGTATAGATAACCATACGTGTCAGATTGGGGTGTTGTGGAGACTCAATGAGGGGGCGTGTGAGTCATATGGCACATGGCAAGCACTTGATAAACTCCCAGGGTCCagggtggtttttttttgggctgtgctgtgcagcttATAGGATCTTAGATCTCCCACCAAGGATAGCACCCATGCCCCCTACAGGGGAAATGctgagtcttaaccgctggaccaccagggaattccacatTCCTGGCGCCCCCAGGTACTGTTTAAAAGCTACCGGAATTGAGGATCTCACCCCAGCTATCTCAACAATATAACTTTTTACATGGAGATCTTGCACAAGTGTCATTCTCCATTGGAAGTATTAAGAGATGACTGGTTCTCACTTGTTATGTGACCTAAAGCAAGTGGCTTGCTTTCTCTAGGCCTGAGTCTCCCATGTTTTAAGAAACAGTTACTTGGACTAGATcagtggtttttacatttttctttaaaagcagtAGAACCACTGTTTGGTGAAAGCAAAACCTTATGCTAATCTCACATCCACCAACTAAAAGTGAAACTCTGTGGGTGAAGAAAGATGGGCCGGGTTTTACCTCGAAAAGACTTCTACCAAATAGTTTGAAATTTATAAGACTAAAAAATCTCCAAGGGCCCTCTAGTTTCCCCACCCCACTCACATCACACAGAAAGTTCAAAGAACACTGACTCAGGGACCTGGAAGCCAGAGTCAGGGCTGAGCTGGGCCTACTGGGGGTTATACCCTGCAAGATGCAGGCAAGATCCTTTATCTGTCCCGGAGGGAGGCAGGACACAGGGCTCTTTCCTTGCACTTCCAGCCTCCTCAGAGCTGCTGGCCCAGCTGGTTGCCAGGAGACAGGAGTAAGCCAGCCTGGACCCATGGTGCCCTCCTCACTAGGCTGGTTCATCCAGACTGGCCCTTGGCCTGTAAAAACCTGGCTAGAGAGGGAGTCCCCTCTGAGAAAGTCCCCAACCCagttttggagacccccaaagctgctggggaagaagagaaagagccaGTTACCACCCCAGCCAAAGGCCCCATAGTCAGGCTAGACAGAGCCATCCTTGAAGTCTCACCCTGGGACACGTCTTTCTCCACATAGAACATTAGTCAGGAAGCCTGTGGCTCCCACTTGAGGCCAAATGTACTCTCTCTAAGTGTTAGTTTCTTAATCTGGCACAGGAAGTTTCCCTGCGGGCCACCTACtacttgctatgctatgctatgccatatactatactatacgatatactatggggcttccctgatagctcagttgttaaagaatccgcctgcaattcaggagaccccagtttgattctggGTCGAgcagatccactgaagaaggcataggctacccactccagtattcttgggcttcctttgtggctcaactggtaaagaatccgcttgcaatgcagaagacccggattcgatccctgggtgaggaaggtcccctggagaaaggaatggctacccactccagtattctggcctgagaaatcccatgaacagaggagactggctggttacggtccatggggttgcaaagggttggatgCGACTGAAGGGCTAACACACACACCATCTACCACTGGGAACAGTGCAAACAAACGTTACAGTCCGCCAAGTTATTTTAGATTCTATTTTTCACAAAGTTATTACACCAACCCAAGGAGGTAGCATGGTGGCCGTTTGCTGACATGAAAACTGAGGCTGGAAAGCGTCTCAGCCAAGGTCACCAGGCTGCCAGGTGACAGTAGGGGGAGGGGAAGCCAGCCCAACTCAAAGGAGCCTCTGGGCTTCAAGGGGAAGTTTTCACGGGAAGTTTAACTTTTAATAATTAACATCCCAGGTGCCAAACCCAGGCtgggaaagtgctttgtaaatagAAAAGGATTTACAGCAAGTGAACGACGCaacatctattatttttttagcCTCTGATATGCAGTTCTTGCTCTCGGTCTGCCAGGCTACACACATAGTCAGAGCCACTTCTAAGAGGAAGGGTCATCCTTCAAGGCCCCAGGACACCTAGTGGCTGCAAGGAAGGGGTACCAAATCGCCTAACAGGCTAGAGCAGAGGTTCCCAACCCCTGGGCTGTTACTGGTCAGTGGCCTACTAGGAACCCAGCTGCAGAGCAGGAGGCGAGCAGCAGATGAGCAAGCGAAGTttcatctgctcccatcactcacattaccatctgaaccatctcACACCCCTACCCCATCCCGTCTGTGGAGAAAccatcttccatgaaactggtccctggtgccaaaaaggtcggGGACCACTGGGCCAGAGGCATCCTTGCCTGCAGCACTATCCCTGCCCAAGCCCTCTCCCCTTCCGAGGTATCTTGCGGGAAGCCCGGGACTTTACCTGCCAGCACCTCTGTCCTCTCAAAGATGTTGCTGCCCTGGGCTGTGCTAGACATGGACACCTTGTTGGACACATCTTCGTCCCCATCAAAAGGGGACGACCTCTTGGGGATAACTTCATTCTCTTCTAGTTCCTTGGGTTCGGTGGGAACTCCGCTCCCTGTCTTCTCAGGGATGTGGTTATCTATCGGGACCTGGATGGTGGAAAGGAGAAGAGACCAACACTCAGTGTGGTTTGTGGGGAGGAGGATCCAAGGCAGGGGCTAGGGACATTCAGCCAGGCGGGGAATGGTTCTGCCTCTTGCCGGCCAAACCACATGGTCCCAGAGCAGACGTGAGCAACCACCCCTCAACAATCACGCTGTCAAATCCTTACCCTCAACTTTtcttatgtgtgttagttgctcagttgtgtccgactgtttgcgactccatggactgcagcccaccaggctcttctgtccatggaattctccaggcaagaacactggagtgggttgccattcccttctccaggggatcttcccaacccagggattgaacctaggtttcctgcattgcaggcagatgctttacaatctgaatcaccagagaagcccaacgtTTCCAGTAAATCTATCCCCAGTGGGGAATGAATAATGTGACCAAGGGCACAGGGAAGCAGGTGTTCTAGAGTAATATCCTGGAGGGTGGTTTGGCAAAACTGTAGAAACAGTTTGCCCTTCAACGCAGCAGTTTGCCTCTGGGACTCTGTCCTAAGGAGCTAATCAGAGATTTGTGTAAAAGATGCTTGTTAGACTGTTGTTATAGGATGTCAAAAAAATCATAAACCACTTTCCCATAGGTAAGGGCAACTGGGTGAACTCTGATTAtgaaggttataaaaatgaataggAAAAACAGTGAGTTACATGGGGAAATACTCATGATCACTGTAAGTGAAAAATGCAGTACATAGAACGGTATGTGTAACTTGATATTAATGTTGGGAAATACCTAGAAATGCACACAAAAATGAGGCTGGAAGGGCTtccttgggggtccagtggttaagattccgagctcccaaggcagggggccccgagtgtgatccctggtcagggagctagatcctacctactgcaactaaagatcccgcgtgatcccaagtgccacaaccgGGATCCAGCACagtcagataaataaatgaaataacaattaaaaaagcaaaagagagtgGAAACACATGCAAGTGTTTATCACTTAGTGATTATCCCTACAGAGAAAAAGGTCTACCTGTGACCCTTAGCTGTGCCTGTCCCAAGAGTTCAGGGCCACAGATAAAAGCCTTTTTACAGAATGAGGTCAGACTCGAATTTATTCTGCTTG is a genomic window of Bos mutus isolate GX-2022 chromosome 13, NWIPB_WYAK_1.1, whole genome shotgun sequence containing:
- the SDC4 gene encoding syndecan-4 translates to MAPARLLALLLLLVGVPAAAAESIRETEVIDPQDLLESRYFSGDLPDDEDIGGPGQESDDFELSGSGDLDDSEDIRIFPEVMHPLVPIDNHIPEKTGSGVPTEPKELEENEVIPKRSSPFDGDEDVSNKVSMSSTAQGSNIFERTEVLAALVVGGVVGILFAVFLVLLLVYRMKKKDEGSYDLGKKPIYKKAPTNEFYA